The genomic segment TGCTCGATGTGCTCGAGCGCGACATCCGGGATCGATGAAATCAGCTTGCGGGTGTAGTCGTGCTTCGGGTGGGCGTAAATCGCCTCGCTCGGGCCGAACTCAACGATCTTCCCTTCGCTCATCACCGCCATCATGTCGGACATGAACTTCACCACGCTCAGGTCGTGGCTGATGAAGATGTAAGTGAGGTTCCGCTGCTCCTGCAGGTTCTTCAGCAGGTTCAATACCTGGGCCTGCACTGACACATCGAGCGCCGAGACCGATTCATCGCAGATCAGGAATTCCGGTTCCACTGCGAGTGCCCTGGCGATGGAAATGCGCTGCCGCTGCCCGCCCGAGAATTCGTGGGGATACCGCCGCAGATGCAGCGGCTCCAGTCCCACCTCGACGAGCAACTGTGCTGCCTTTTCCCGGCGGTCGCGACGAGATGACCCCATGCCGTGAATCTGCATCGCTTCGGTCAGAACTGCTTCGACCGTCATCCGGGGATTCAGCGAGCTGTACGGATCCTGAAAGATGATCTGCATTTTGCTGCGATAGCGCTGCAGATCTTCCCCCTGAAAGGAGTTGATATCGACGCCGTCGTAGGCGATGCGTCCGGCGGTGGTCGGCACCAGCTTCACGATGGCGCGACCCGTGGTCGTCTTGCCGCAGCCGGACTCGCCAACCAGCCCCAGCGTCTGGCCGCGATAGACCTTGAAGCTGATCCCATCGACCGCCTTCACATTGCCGACGACGCTCCGGAACAGTCCTTTGCGAATCGGATAATAGATCTGCAGATCATCCAGGCTCAGCAGCGGCCGCTGTCCTTCAGGCACGGTTGTCAGAGCGCCGGCGGTTGCGGCTTCTTCGACGGGATGGCCCAGTTTCTTAAGTTCCGCACGGGGATGCAGCAGCCGTCCGCGACCGGTCGATTCCAGCAAAGCCAGCCGCGCCGGAGTCAGTTCTTTTTCGATGATGTCGTAGCTGCCGTCCGGGCGACGCGTGGCATCCATGAAGTCGCTGACTGTCGGCAGACGGCGAAACTTTGTCTCCAACCGGGGGCGGCAGGCCAGCAGTCCTTTGGTGTAAGGATGCTGAGGACGGCGGAAAATCTGTTCGACGGGCCCCTGTTCGACGAGTCGACCGCGAAACATCACCGCCACGCGATCCGCGATCTCGGCGATGACTCCCAGATCGTGCGTGATGAACAGAATCGACATGCCCCGCTGGTCGCGAAGTTGCCGCAGCAGGTCGAGAATCTGCTTTTGAATCGTGACGTCGAGCGCGGTGGTCGGCTCGTCGGCAATCAACAGTTTGGGATTGCATGAGAGCGCCATCGCGATCATCACGCGTTGCTTCTGACCGCCCGACATTTCGTGGGGAAAGCTGTCGAAGCGACGTTCTGGCTCGGGGATGCCGACCTCGCGAAAGAGTGCAATCGTCCGCTTTTTGGCTTCGCGGAAATTCACCTTCTCATGCAGTTGAATTGCTTCCGCCACCTGCTGGCCGACGCGAAAGACAGGATTCAGGCTTGTGCCCGGTTCCTGAAAGATCATGCCGATTTCGCTGCCGCGAATTCTTCGCATCTGCGGCTCCGGCAGCCGGACCAGATCTTTTCCCAGATAAGAGATCGTCCCCGACGCGAGCGTGGCCGAGACCGTCGGCAGGAGCCGCATGATCGACAGCGAGGTCACCGACTTGCCGGACCCCGATTCGCCGACGAGTCCCAGCGTCTCACCGGTGCCGAGCTGCAGGCTGAGTTCGTTCACCGCCTTGAGCGGGCCTTCATCCGTGCGAAAAACCGTCGTCAACCCGTCGATTTTCAGCAGCGTCGCATCAGCAATCATGATCCATCCTGTAGGGAACTCCCGCGCTCAGAATGCGGTGCCCAGCAGGAACTGTCAAGGTCGGGCGATTGTCCCGGACGCTGAAGCTCGAGACCGGGACCGGCGTTCCGCACGTCATGACATCTCGGCCCCATCGTCCGGGACAATTTTCTTTGCAAAATCGTCCGCAAGTTGTTTGAAGCGTTCGAGCGTTTCCGGGCTGACATGATGCTCGATCCCTTCGGCGTCGATCGCGGCAGTTCGCTCAGGGACTCCAATTGCCACGAGGAACCGGAAGACCACGTCGTGCCGACGGCTCGCTTCCGCGGCCAGCCGGGTTCCCTTTTCGGTGAGTTGAATCGGCCTGTACGGTTCCGTATCGACATAGCCCTCTTTTTTCAGACGGCTAACGATTCGGGTGACGGTGACGTGCGTCACGTCAAAGCGCTCCGCAAGGTCGACCACCCGGCACAGGCCATGCTGCGAGGTGATTTCGGCGACCGCCTCGACGTAATCCTCCGCCGTCTCGGTCGAGTGATCCTGACGAGTGCGGCGGTGTCGGGCAGCAATGCGGCGCGCATGTTTCATGCACTCGTTTTACCGAATTTCAACGAATCGGTACAGCGCTGCGGGACACGGTAGAGCGGCACATTCCGATCACAATTCCAGCACGCCAATATACGGCAGATGGCGGAACTGATGGTTGTAGTCGAGCCCGTACCCGACGACGAACTCGTCGGGGATTTCGAAGCAGTAATAGTCGGGAGTCGCCTCGACGGTGCGGCGGGCGGTTTTCCAGAGCAGTACAGCCGACCGTACGGTTCGCGGTTGAAACTGTTGCAACTGCGCGTGGATGGCCGACAGCGTACGACCGGTGTCGAAGATGTCATCCACCAGCAGGATATCCCGCCCGCGAATGTCCGGGAGAAAGTCGAGATTGATCGTCAGTTCGCCGGGCGTCGTCGCGGTACCGCGATAGCTGCTTGCCTGCACGAGTCCTAACTGATGCGGCAAGGCAATCTGCCGCATCAGGTCCGTCACCAGCACGATGCTGCCGGTCAGCACGCCAAGAACGGTCAGATTGTGTCCCTGATAGTCCTCAGTAATCCGCCGACCGAGCTGCTGCACGGCATCGGAAATGGTTTCCTGCGGAATCAGCACACGCACCTGATCCATGTCGACATGCTCCAATGAAGTTTTCAGTTTTCAGTGATCAGTTCAGACTGGAGTCGCCTGCGAATGCACAAATCACGAACATTTTCAGACGCTCCCAACTGACAACTGAAAACTGACGACTGAAAACTTTCCCCGCTACATCGTCATGCCCAGTGCGTGCGCCACCTTGCGGCTTTGCTCCATGGCGAACACGAAGGCATCCGGGGTGAGCGACTGCGCACCATCGCTCACGGCTTTTTGCGGATCGGGATGGACTTCGACAATCAGCCCGTCGGCGCCTGCGGCCACCGAGGCTGCGCACATCGGCGCGACCAGCGAGGCGATGCCGGTGCCGTGACTGGGGTCGACCACGATCGGCAGATGGGTCCGTTCCCGCAGGTAGGGCACCGTCGCCAGCGGCAACGTGAATCGGGTATGGGTTTCGAACGTGCGGATCCCCCGCTCGCAGAGAATGACTTCCTGATTTCCCTGGTCGAGAATGTATTCGGCGGCCAGCAGAAACTCTTCCATCGTCGCGCTCGGACCGCGTTTGAGCAGCACTGGTTTGCGGATTTCACCAACCGCCTGAAGGAGATGGTAGTTCTGCATGTTCCGCGCGCCGATCTGCAGAATGTCGGCATATTTGGCGACGAGTTCGACGTGATGCGGCGTCATGACCTCGGTGACGATGGCCAGCCCGGTCGCCTCACGAGCGGCGGCGAGCAGCTTGAGGCCTTCTTCTTTCATCCCCTGGAACGCGTAAGGACTGGTGCGGGGCTTGAACGCCCCTCCGCGAAGGCCCTTGGCCCCGGCGGCTTTGACCTTATGAGCGGATTCGAGAATCTGCTGTTCGCTTTCGACCGAGCAGGGACCGGCGATGACGCCGACGTTGCCGCCCCCCAGAACGAGATCGAGCACTTTGATGATGGTCGGCTCGGGCTTGGTTTCCTTGCTGGCGACCTTGTAGGGGGCCAGAATCGGGACGACCTTTTCGACTTCCTCGAACGATTCGAGCGTCTCGCGTTCGTGATTGCGTTTATCGCCCACGGCGGCAATCACGGTGCGTTCGGTACCGTAGATGATGTGGGCCTTCAGCCCGAGTTGTTCGACGCGCTGTGCGATGCGTTGAATCGCTTGTTCGCTGACTCCGCGTTTCATGACGACGATCATTGCAAATCCCCTCGGTCAAAGAGCTTGTTTCGTGACTTGTTGGTGGTTTCGAAATTGTGCGTTTGAGTCAGCATCCGGACGCCGTTTTGGCAGATCCGGAAACGAAAACAGCCCTGAAACCGCAAGGGGGTTTCAGGGCCGGAATCGGATCACATTAGTTGAAAATGGACCCCGCTACCGTGCCCGGAAACCCGGGAAGGTAAAGCTATACCAGAACCAATAGCGACCCGCAGCCTGCGATTGCAGGGCTGATTTCGGCTCGATGGTAGACTGGTACGACTTCATGACGGAATCCAAAATTCGTTGTGTTGATGCTAGATCGGCAGTTCACGGGCGTCAAGAGTGAACAGAAATCGCGAAATTGAAAAGGACTGACCGATCAGCGGCCTGACTGGTCGCACGCATAGCGCTGCCCACCGTTGATGTGTTGCCCATTTCTCCCAATTCTCAGGGTATTCCACCGACGAAAAGTTGCCGCTGGCCAACGGCGCGGGATTTGACTGTAGAATCCTTTCGTCAGACCACGCGGCGGGGTGCGGTCGTAGACATCGGCCTGCATCTTCACACCTCAATGGATTGCCGCCATGAAAATTGCCCAGGTTTCGCCCCTCCACGAAAGCGTTCCCCCCCGTTGCTACGGCGGCACAGAACGCATTGTCTCTTACCTCACGGAAGCCCTCGTCGAAATGGGTCACGACGTGACGCTGTTTGCCTCAGGCGACTCCAAGACTTCGGCTGACTTGTGCTCCGTTGTCCCGCAGTCGCTGCGGCTCGATGAAAAACGCAAAGACCCGGTCATCTATCACATGCTGCAACTGGCGGAAGTTGCCCGAGCGGCTCACAAGTTCGATATCATCCACTTTCACACCGACTTCCTGCATTTCCCCCTCTTCAGGCACATCGATACGCCGCAGCTCACCACGTTGCACGGGCGACTCGATCTCGACGACCTGATGCCGATCTACGATGAGTTCAGCGACATGCCCGTCGTCTCCATTTCCGATTCACAGCGGAAGCCCCTGCCGCAGGCGAACTGGTTCGCCACCGTTTACAACGGCGTGCCGGAAGAGACGTATGACTTTCAGGCTCAGCCCGGCAAGTACTTCGCCTTCGTCGGCCGCGTCTCCCCTGAGAAAGGGACGCACCGAGCCATCGAGATTGCGCTGCGACTCGGCATTCCTCTCAAAATCGCAGCCAAGATCGATCCCGTTGATCGGGAATACTTCGAAACCGAGATTAAACATCACCTCGATAACCCTTTGATCGAGTATCTTGGCGAAGTGAACGAGTCACAGAAGAACGTTTTGCTCGGCGGAGCGCTCGCCGCGTTGTTCCCGATCGACTGGCCCGAACCGTTCGGCCTGGTGATGATTGAAGCAATGGCCTGCGGCACGCCGGTCATTGCCTTCCGCCACGGCTCGGTGCCGGAAGTCATGGTCGATGGCGTCACCGGCTTTGTCGTCGATACCGTCGACGAAGCGGTCGCTGCTTGCCAGCGTCTCGGTGAAATCGACCGCCGCGCCTGCCGCAATCACTTTGAAGCGAAGTTTTCTTCCGCTCGCATGGCGGAAGGGTATCTCGCTGCCTACCGCAAGCTCATCAGTACGGTCAACGTGGCCGTGCCTTCAAGCGGCAATCGCCGTGAGCTGCAACCAACACGGCCATTTTCGGATCAGACCGCAATTTGACGCGGCTTGCCGTGCGGTCCGACGCGATCCTGGTCCAGGGAGGATTTCATGGAAGACGTCATTCTGGTCAATGACCAATGGTATTTCTCGGCAACATCACCGAGGGCGGATGCCCGTACGCAGGTGCTCAAGCAGGGGGATACCTTCGCCGTTTTCGACCGGCGCGGCGAGATGGGCAAGAGCGGCCTCGGGGAACAGGGACTCTATCACCTGGGGATGCGGCATCTGGATCAATGGGAGATCCTGCTCAACGGTCGTCGACCGATGCTCCTGAATTCGACCATCAAGGAGGACAACAGCCTGCTGGTGGTCGAATGCACGACGCCGGATATCCACGACGGCAATGAAGTCACCCTTCCTAAAGGGACGCTGCATGTCTTCCGCTCGATCACCGTGCAGGATTCGATCCTCTACGAACACCTGCGGCTCACGAACTATTCCCGCAATCCGCTTGAGCTGGTGATCGAGTACTCGTACGGGGCGGACTTCCACGACATGTTTGAAGTCCGCGGCGCTCATCGCGCACGTCGCGGAGAGGCGCTGCCCCCGGAAATCGAAGGCAAACGCGTCACGCTTGGCTACCGCGGCCTCGATGATGTCGTCCGTCGCACCATCATCGAGTTCGACGGCGAAGTTTTGCAACTGACCGACCGGATCGCGAAAGTCCGCGTCAGACTGAAGCCTGGTCAGGAACAGACGCTGCACGCCACCATCGGGTGTCTTAGCGGGAACGCCCAGTTCTGCGTCGTCAGTTATGCCGAAGCAGTCGAAGGGACTAAGACCCGACTGCGAAGACGGGAACAGCAACGCGCGAGAATCGTCACTTCGAACGAGCAGTTCAATCACTGGATCGATCGCTCGCTCGCCGACTTGCAGATGCTGACGACAGAGACCGTCTACGGCAGCTACCCCTACGCCGGCGTACCGTGGTTCTCAACTCCTTTCGGCCGCGACGGCATCATCACCGCGCTGCAGACGCTTTGGCTCGATCCCGAACTCTCCCGCGGCGCCCTCAGCTTCCTCGCCGCGACGCAAGCGACCGAGAAAGATCCTAAGTCCGACGCCGAACCCGGCAAGATCCTGCACGAAATGCGCGAAGGGGAAATGTCGGCGCTGGGCGAAGTTCCATTCCGCAGGTATTACGGCACAGTCGACGCCACGCCGTTGTTTGTCGTGCTGGCCGGACGCTACTTCCGCCGCACTGACGACCTCGCGTTCATCCGCGACATCTGGCCGAACATCAAGCAAGCGGTTAACTGGATGAACACCTACGGCGATGCCGACGGCGACGGCTTTGTCGAGTACCAGCGCTGCAACGACCGCGGTCTGGTGCAGCAAGGGTGGAAGGACTCGGACGATTCGATCTTCCACTCAGACGGCAGCCCCGCGGAAGGCCCGATCGCCCTGTGTGAAGTACAGGGATATGTCTATGAAGCCAAATTGCTCGCCGCTGAACTCGCGGAAGCTCTGGATGAACGGGACTGGGCAGCAGAATTACGACAACAGGCGGCCGTTCTGAAAGAGTACTTCAACGAAAAATTCTGGGTCCGGTCGATCAACACGTTCGCCATCGCTCTCGATGGCCGCAAACGCCCCTGCGCCGTACGGAGTTCGAACACCGGTCATCTGCTCTATAACGGCATCGTCGATGCCCAGCATGCAGGAGCCGTCGCCGAGACGCTGATGAGCGAGCAGTCCTTCAACGGGTGGGGCATCCGCACGATTGCGGAAGGGGAAGCTCGCTACAACCCGATGTCGTACCACAACGGATCCGTCTGGCCGCATGATACGGGCATCGCCGCCGCAGGTCTCGCACGTTACGGCGATCAGTCACGAGCGCTGCAATTGGTATCCGGCCTGTTCGAGGCCTCGCAGTATCTCGACAACGCCCGATTGCCAGAACTGTTCTGTGGGTTCCCTCGTCTGGAAGGCCATAGCCCGACGCTCTATCCCGTCGCCTGTTCTCCGCAGGCCTGGGCGGCGGGCGCGGTCTTCATGCTGCTGCAGGCGTGTCTGGGAATGACCTTCTCACCGACGAAACCGCAAATCTGCTTCGATCACCCGCGATTGCCGGAAACCCTGCAATGGGTCCGCATCTCAAATCTGCGGATGAAACAAGGCATGGTCAACATGACCCTCCGCCGCCACCCCCGCGACGTGGGACTGAACATCGACGAGAAAGAAGGCGATATCGATATCGTCCTCATCGCCTGATGTCACTGGGGCAAGCGACAACAACGCGGGCTGCACGGCGGTGCATCGGACGGTGGGCAACTGCTTCCCATCACGGGCAGCGATCGTGTGCCGCCGGCGACATGTCCCGCTGGAGCGCTCATCAGCTTCTCAACACGCTTGCTCTGGCATTGCCCGCAAACAGGCGCTTGCCCCCCGCGGACGAAGATTTCAGACTCCGCGCCGCAGTCCTGACACTGGAAATCAAAAATCGGCATCACTCACCTCGCTGCAGTGTCAGAATGTGAAACATCGTGAGCCACTGGCTCTGTCAGGGCTTACGTGTACTGCCATTACTTCGACGCTTCCGCTTCATCTTTTTTCGCACCAATCGCGAACAGGGTCGACTTGTTAGCGATGTACAGAATGTTGTTAGCGACGACAGGCGTGCTGTAGACCGAGTTCGCACAGGAGACTTCGGCGACCTGCTCGCTCTTCGGAGAGAGTTTGAAGATCGCAATGTCTCCGTCTTCGTCACCAATATAAACCTTGCCGTCGGCGATCATCGGCGAGCCCCAGGCGGCCGCGAACATGTCGTAGTTCCACTTCGATTTGCCGGTCTTCGCGTCCAGGCAGTGGAAGATCCCTGAGAAGTCGGCAATGAACAGCAGGTCATCCTTGATAGCGACCGTGCCGCAGGTGCGGTGCATCTCTTCCTCGAAATCGACCTCACCGTTGCCGTTCGTATCGTCGCCGACATAGTGCCAGACAACGGCCGAATTCGGATTGGGAATCGCCTTTTCACCCACCGCCGGATTGATCGCCTGCAAGCGTCGGGTGCCGTCGTTCTTGTCGACGACCGGCTTGTTGTTCGCATCCACAGCGAGGGTGGGGCTCACGTCTCCGCGCTTCGTCGGATCGATGCACCACAGATGGCCGTTCCCTTCGCCGTGTTCCGGATCTTCCCCCACGCCGATGAACACCAGGCCGTCGTAAATCACCGGGGTGCCGATGAGATGGTTCCGTTCGCTCCGTCCGCTCACCGAGTACTTCGATTCCTTCGGGTTGCAGTCGAACTTCCACAGCAGCTTGCTCTGCCCGGCTCCGTCGCCTTGTGGATCAAAGCTGTACAGCCAGCCGTCACCGCCGCCGAACAGTACTTGCGGCTGTCCGCCGATTACGGCGTAGGCCGGCGACGACCATTGACCATGCAGAATGTTCAATCCCGGCGACTTGTCGCTCCAGAGCACCTTGCCGGTGTCGCGGTTGATTGCAAAGAAGCTCGCCGCATTCGGCGCGGGAATGTTGGTGTGCGATTCGTCCACGCCATTGGAAGTATTCACAAACAGCACGTCGCCGACGCAGGTGAGCGAGCAGTTACACATGTTGTGCTGGGAAACGCCCAGCATCCCCATCATGTCATACTTCCAGAGGACATCCGCTTCGTCACGGTTTTCGTTGTCTTCCGCGCGAAACGGGCCGTCGTTCTCGCCGTCGTGAAAGCCTTCGGCATCGAGACAGACCACTTCGCCGCGGCTGCTCACATACCACACTCGTTCGCCGTCGATGAACACCGACGAGCAGATCCCCTGGTCGGGCCAGTCATGCACGCGGCCGGTCGGCAGCTTCTGGTTGGAATGCTGCCACAAAAACTTGCCGGTCTTCTCGTCGAAGCACAACAGCACGCCCATGTCGACGGTCTTGGGAAACCGGCTCAGGTAGGCGTGGTGATTATTGCTGCCGACGTACACTTTGCCGTTGCCGATCACCGGATTACCGTAGCTCTGAGAGCCGAGCGCCGCCGACCACAGAATGTTTTCGCCGGAGCCGACGTCCCATTCCGTGGGCAGGTCTTTCGCCGACGGCGTGTTGTTCTTGTGGCTCCAGCCCGCCCATTGCGGCCAGTCGAGTTTGCCGACCTGCATCTGGGCGATTTCTTCGAGCGCCATGGCAGTCGGATCTTCTGCCTGGGCGGCATTCGTCAGCAGCGCCGGGGCGAGCAGGGTCGACAGGCAAAGCGAGGCGGTGAAAAGTCGACGAATCATCGGTTTCCTCAATACAAAAAGCGTAGGAAGTTCGAAGGAGTCTTAGTCTCCGTTCGATTTCACTCGCTGGCGTTACGCGTGACAGTCAGGTTGTCGTAAAAGAATTCGCCGTCCTTGGTGTTCCCGAACAGGCCGGGGCTGCCCTTGGAGTTCGGCTCGATGTCTTCGGCCAGCACCGTCCACTCTTCAGGCTCGGTTTCGGCTTTCGGCCAGATCTTGCCTCGAACGACGACTTTGTCCCCCTCGTTCGACGTTTTGATTTTCATGGTGAACCAGGTTTCCGGCTTCCATTGGAATGGCACCGAGGACGAAAAACGATTCAATTGCGGTGTCCAGGTGCGGAGCTGCACCTGCTGCGACGCTCCCATCAGGTCGAATGTGTACCGCTGGCCGATCAGCCCGGCATCCGGCAGTTTATTCTGACGAGAAAAGCTGAGCACGTCGGCCTGGACCGTGTAGTCGTGCAGGTCCGTCGGCCCCATCCAGCCCTGGCTGCGGGTTCCCTTTGGGATGGTCGTGATCTTGCACATCACGCCGTTGCCATCGATCTTCCGCGGCCCTTTCTGGACGGACAATTTCGGCTCGGCAACCACTTCGTCGCCGTTGCCGGTCTTGCGGTCCCAGGTCGACCAGGTGAAGCTCCCCAGCACCCCTTCATCGACGAGTTTCTGCAGTCCTTTGTCGAACTTGGCTTTGCAGTCATCAATGGTCTTGGGCTTGTCGGTGCCTTCGGCCAGATTGAGGAACGTCAGGAAGTTCTTCCACCGCTGCTGCGGCGTCGAATCGTCAAAGTCACGTTTGGGACCGAAGTTCGCGAACTCGGTCATCATGTAGATATACAGGTCGCCGGTCTGGGGATCTTCGGCTCGCAGTTTCGACAGCAGATCCCAGTCGAGCGGAACATGCCGGTAAGCACAGCCAACCCAGGTTTGGGGAATCTGGCCGTCGTTGAAATCGAACGACCAGTTCAGATCGGGGATGACGCGGAGGCGAGCTTGCCCTTCCACGTCTTTGAACTTTGCGGAGACCAGCACCCCTTCGTGCTTCGTCTGGCTGGCTGGAATCGTATACCGTCCGTCCGTTCCGACCGTGCCCGGCCCTTCGACCTCGAACTTGAGTTCGTCCGCATGGGCATTCCGCAGGTACTGCCCTTTGGCGTTGTACAGCCGGGCATGAAACGCCTGCCGCGTCCCAGGCTTGAGCAGCGATTCCACTGGCACCAGTTCCAATTGCGCTGGTTTCTCATCGAGTGCGATATGCGCCTCCTGCGGCAGCGGCGGCAATGTGGCGGCCTCCCCCGGATGATCCGGCAGGCCAATGCAGTACATGTGGCCGGTCGTCGGGATATAGATCTTGCCGTTTGCGGCAATCGGCGAACCGTAGCATTCTTCGCCGCGCGGGAACCGGTACTTCGTGATGATCTCCGCCCCGTTCTCGGTCGGTTTCATCACATAACCGCGGCCGTTGACTTCGTTGACGTACATCTTGCCGTCGGCGTAAAGAATGTTCGCCCGCTGCATCGTTCCCAGAGGAATGGAATCGCCGATCGCTTCGCCTGTTTCAGCGTTCAGGCAGTACATCTTGGAACGGTCGTCCACGAAATAGATGCGGCCTTCGATCATGATGGGCGACGAGCGACCGACGGCGTATTCCGGCTTCTTCCAGATTGCGCCGGTCTTGGAAATGTCTCCTCGCAGAGTCGCGTCCAGACAGACA from the Planctomicrobium piriforme genome contains:
- a CDS encoding ABC transporter ATP-binding protein, which codes for MIADATLLKIDGLTTVFRTDEGPLKAVNELSLQLGTGETLGLVGESGSGKSVTSLSIMRLLPTVSATLASGTISYLGKDLVRLPEPQMRRIRGSEIGMIFQEPGTSLNPVFRVGQQVAEAIQLHEKVNFREAKKRTIALFREVGIPEPERRFDSFPHEMSGGQKQRVMIAMALSCNPKLLIADEPTTALDVTIQKQILDLLRQLRDQRGMSILFITHDLGVIAEIADRVAVMFRGRLVEQGPVEQIFRRPQHPYTKGLLACRPRLETKFRRLPTVSDFMDATRRPDGSYDIIEKELTPARLALLESTGRGRLLHPRAELKKLGHPVEEAATAGALTTVPEGQRPLLSLDDLQIYYPIRKGLFRSVVGNVKAVDGISFKVYRGQTLGLVGESGCGKTTTGRAIVKLVPTTAGRIAYDGVDINSFQGEDLQRYRSKMQIIFQDPYSSLNPRMTVEAVLTEAMQIHGMGSSRRDRREKAAQLLVEVGLEPLHLRRYPHEFSGGQRQRISIARALAVEPEFLICDESVSALDVSVQAQVLNLLKNLQEQRNLTYIFISHDLSVVKFMSDMMAVMSEGKIVEFGPSEAIYAHPKHDYTRKLISSIPDVALEHIEQ
- the mntR gene encoding manganese-binding transcriptional regulator MntR, whose translation is MKHARRIAARHRRTRQDHSTETAEDYVEAVAEITSQHGLCRVVDLAERFDVTHVTVTRIVSRLKKEGYVDTEPYRPIQLTEKGTRLAAEASRRHDVVFRFLVAIGVPERTAAIDAEGIEHHVSPETLERFKQLADDFAKKIVPDDGAEMS
- the hpt gene encoding hypoxanthine phosphoribosyltransferase; this encodes MDQVRVLIPQETISDAVQQLGRRITEDYQGHNLTVLGVLTGSIVLVTDLMRQIALPHQLGLVQASSYRGTATTPGELTINLDFLPDIRGRDILLVDDIFDTGRTLSAIHAQLQQFQPRTVRSAVLLWKTARRTVEATPDYYCFEIPDEFVVGYGLDYNHQFRHLPYIGVLEL
- the aroF gene encoding 3-deoxy-7-phosphoheptulonate synthase, which codes for MIVVMKRGVSEQAIQRIAQRVEQLGLKAHIIYGTERTVIAAVGDKRNHERETLESFEEVEKVVPILAPYKVASKETKPEPTIIKVLDLVLGGGNVGVIAGPCSVESEQQILESAHKVKAAGAKGLRGGAFKPRTSPYAFQGMKEEGLKLLAAAREATGLAIVTEVMTPHHVELVAKYADILQIGARNMQNYHLLQAVGEIRKPVLLKRGPSATMEEFLLAAEYILDQGNQEVILCERGIRTFETHTRFTLPLATVPYLRERTHLPIVVDPSHGTGIASLVAPMCAASVAAGADGLIVEVHPDPQKAVSDGAQSLTPDAFVFAMEQSRKVAHALGMTM
- a CDS encoding glycosyltransferase family 4 protein; protein product: MKIAQVSPLHESVPPRCYGGTERIVSYLTEALVEMGHDVTLFASGDSKTSADLCSVVPQSLRLDEKRKDPVIYHMLQLAEVARAAHKFDIIHFHTDFLHFPLFRHIDTPQLTTLHGRLDLDDLMPIYDEFSDMPVVSISDSQRKPLPQANWFATVYNGVPEETYDFQAQPGKYFAFVGRVSPEKGTHRAIEIALRLGIPLKIAAKIDPVDREYFETEIKHHLDNPLIEYLGEVNESQKNVLLGGALAALFPIDWPEPFGLVMIEAMACGTPVIAFRHGSVPEVMVDGVTGFVVDTVDEAVAACQRLGEIDRRACRNHFEAKFSSARMAEGYLAAYRKLISTVNVAVPSSGNRRELQPTRPFSDQTAI
- a CDS encoding amylo-alpha-1,6-glucosidase encodes the protein MEDVILVNDQWYFSATSPRADARTQVLKQGDTFAVFDRRGEMGKSGLGEQGLYHLGMRHLDQWEILLNGRRPMLLNSTIKEDNSLLVVECTTPDIHDGNEVTLPKGTLHVFRSITVQDSILYEHLRLTNYSRNPLELVIEYSYGADFHDMFEVRGAHRARRGEALPPEIEGKRVTLGYRGLDDVVRRTIIEFDGEVLQLTDRIAKVRVRLKPGQEQTLHATIGCLSGNAQFCVVSYAEAVEGTKTRLRRREQQRARIVTSNEQFNHWIDRSLADLQMLTTETVYGSYPYAGVPWFSTPFGRDGIITALQTLWLDPELSRGALSFLAATQATEKDPKSDAEPGKILHEMREGEMSALGEVPFRRYYGTVDATPLFVVLAGRYFRRTDDLAFIRDIWPNIKQAVNWMNTYGDADGDGFVEYQRCNDRGLVQQGWKDSDDSIFHSDGSPAEGPIALCEVQGYVYEAKLLAAELAEALDERDWAAELRQQAAVLKEYFNEKFWVRSINTFAIALDGRKRPCAVRSSNTGHLLYNGIVDAQHAGAVAETLMSEQSFNGWGIRTIAEGEARYNPMSYHNGSVWPHDTGIAAAGLARYGDQSRALQLVSGLFEASQYLDNARLPELFCGFPRLEGHSPTLYPVACSPQAWAAGAVFMLLQACLGMTFSPTKPQICFDHPRLPETLQWVRISNLRMKQGMVNMTLRRHPRDVGLNIDEKEGDIDIVLIA
- a CDS encoding FmdB family zinc ribbon protein, which translates into the protein MPIFDFQCQDCGAESEIFVRGGQAPVCGQCQSKRVEKLMSAPAGHVAGGTRSLPVMGSSCPPSDAPPCSPRCCRLPQ
- a CDS encoding outer membrane protein assembly factor BamB family protein; this translates as MIRRLFTASLCLSTLLAPALLTNAAQAEDPTAMALEEIAQMQVGKLDWPQWAGWSHKNNTPSAKDLPTEWDVGSGENILWSAALGSQSYGNPVIGNGKVYVGSNNHHAYLSRFPKTVDMGVLLCFDEKTGKFLWQHSNQKLPTGRVHDWPDQGICSSVFIDGERVWYVSSRGEVVCLDAEGFHDGENDGPFRAEDNENRDEADVLWKYDMMGMLGVSQHNMCNCSLTCVGDVLFVNTSNGVDESHTNIPAPNAASFFAINRDTGKVLWSDKSPGLNILHGQWSSPAYAVIGGQPQVLFGGGDGWLYSFDPQGDGAGQSKLLWKFDCNPKESKYSVSGRSERNHLIGTPVIYDGLVFIGVGEDPEHGEGNGHLWCIDPTKRGDVSPTLAVDANNKPVVDKNDGTRRLQAINPAVGEKAIPNPNSAVVWHYVGDDTNGNGEVDFEEEMHRTCGTVAIKDDLLFIADFSGIFHCLDAKTGKSKWNYDMFAAAWGSPMIADGKVYIGDEDGDIAIFKLSPKSEQVAEVSCANSVYSTPVVANNILYIANKSTLFAIGAKKDEAEASK